Below is a window of Candidatus Baltobacteraceae bacterium DNA.
AACAACTTCCGAAGAGGTACTTTCGAATGTTCGCTGACGCCCGAATCAAGTCGGCTCTGGAAACGCTGATCGACGACATCGCGGCGCCTCCGGCTCCGCTAGCCAAGATACAACGGTTGATTTCGCTGCCGCAACCGCGTGAATCGCGCAGGCCGCGCTACGCTCGCCTTGCGATGGCTTTCGCCGCGGCGATCGTCCTCGCGATCGTCGCTCTGCCCGCGATTTCGCCGGCCCTCGTGCAAACGATCGAAGCGCGCTATCGTGCCGCGTTACAAGCGCTGGGAGGATCGGCGCCGCCGCCCGCGCCGAAATCGCTAGTATCGAGTCTGACGTCGCAGCGTGCGACCCTCGAAACCGCGCAATCGCGCGTATCGTTCACGATCGTTCCGCCGGCGGGTCTTCCGGCGGGCATCGAATCCGCGAAGATCCTGACGACTCCGACCGGCGTCTACTCAAAAGCGACTCACTCTTGGCGCGTTGGATCTCCGGCCGTAACGTTTTCGTACCACCGTTCGGGCGGCCGATCGTTCATCCTCATGGCCGACCGTTTCGACCCAAAGAACGGGCCGCCGCCGAAGTACCTGTTCGAAGCTCTGGACCCAACCCCCGACGGCCGCCCCGTTATCGTGAAGCACGAGAACTTCGCGTGGCGCAACGGCGATCAGATCATGACCGCCGTCGAAGGCGAGGGCGTCAGCGCGGCGGAGATCGAGGCGATCCGCGGAGCGATGCACGGCATCGCGCTGCCCGGACGCAACCTGCACGCGCCCTCCGTTGGAACGCAATCCAAACTGTATCGAATCACCCGGCCCTAGTAGCTAGGGCTCTAAGCGATCCGTATAGGCGGCCATGACGAAATAGGTGCCGGGGATGTGCGAGCAGTGCTCGACCCTCGGCGCATACGTGCTCTCTCGAGCCGCAGCCAAGGTTGCCTCGTCGAAGGCCTTCCGGCCACTCGATTTACCCACCATCGCATTTTGTACGGCGCCGGAAGCATCGAGCTGGACGTTTACGGTATTTAGGTAGGTCCGCTGGGTGGCGAGAACCAGCTTTTTCATCGAGTCGGTAAACTCGGGCCGCACTAAGTGCACGATCGCCGGATCGTGGTGTGGCACGGCGCAAGCGCCGGTGCGCGTTTTGGGTTTCGTGCCGTAGATTACCGGTGTCGCCGGCCGAGTAATCAGAAAGACGGTCGGCGCGGGCAACTGCGTCGATGCCGATCTAAACGTTGACGCAACTGCAGCGCAATTGTGAAATGCCGGTTCGAACGTGCTGCTCAGCGCCGCGGCAGCTACCGCTCGATCTTCGGCGAGGTCATTGCTCGGATGCAAGATAACAACGTCGTGCGGTTTACCCGCGGCGCTCACGCTCACCGCATAGGTCGTGGTGAATGCCGGGTAGCGGGCGACGATCCTCTGCATCGACCCGGCATCGAGTGATGGGGAAATCATTCTGGGGCCGCCTGCGCCTAACCGATGCTCGCGCAAAGGCGTGCGATCTCGCGTGCAACCCGCTACGGTCGTCGTGGCCGTATGATACGACGACGGGCCGGCGAGCGGCGCAATTGCTAAAGCGGGCGAAACGGATTGCACCGTGAATGCGATGAGTGCGAGCAACATAAGCGTGCCTCCAAGTGCGGATAGTGAAAGACGGAGATGGCGCGGGCGCGAGTCCAGGAGTCGCTCGATGCGCACGACGATTGAATGTCGGGAGCCGATCGCTCCGGCTGCGGCGATCGGTACGCGAACCGCGGCGCCGCCCGCGAGCGTTGCCAGGGCTTGCGCGAAGGCGCCGCCATCGCCGGTTCGAGCGATCACCCAATCGTCACATGCGATCTCGCGCTCCGCCGCGAGTCTACGCATGATAAACCACGCAGCGGGGTTGAGAGCCGCTAGCGCTTCACCGACGCGCGCAAACGCGTTCGTCCACACGTCGTTGCGACGGAGATGCGCGATCTCGTGAA
It encodes the following:
- a CDS encoding TonB family protein, whose protein sequence is MIDKLAPAALAIAGDGFDGLWEGAFIVGAVWLVLRCLPKLGAATRYAMWLCALAALVLIPVLTVVLSGHSSANENAAVAKGNQSAAQVPSIRDSRIEFAQTSFGPAGRPSEPVPAATRKSRITVQPNLAVAAALIWLLAAGARGLLLVLDVCRLGAIRRHARLWSEAHEYPVFLSSRVSVPLAIGFRRPAIILPASLIERMRDDAVQAILIHEIAHLRRNDVWTNAFARVGEALAALNPAAWFIMRRLAAEREIACDDWVIARTGDGGAFAQALATLAGGAAVRVPIAAAGAIGSRHSIVVRIERLLDSRPRHLRLSLSALGGTLMLLALIAFTVQSVSPALAIAPLAGPSSYHTATTTVAGCTRDRTPLREHRLGAGGPRMISPSLDAGSMQRIVARYPAFTTTYAVSVSAAGKPHDVVILHPSNDLAEDRAVAAAALSSTFEPAFHNCAAVASTFRSASTQLPAPTVFLITRPATPVIYGTKPKTRTGACAVPHHDPAIVHLVRPEFTDSMKKLVLATQRTYLNTVNVQLDASGAVQNAMVGKSSGRKAFDEATLAAARESTYAPRVEHCSHIPGTYFVMAAYTDRLEP